The proteins below come from a single Merismopedia glauca CCAP 1448/3 genomic window:
- a CDS encoding RNA-guided endonuclease InsQ/TnpB family protein, with amino-acid sequence MYSCQQVLISKDSEVIPILEFICSEANKLSNCAIYYARQLWFKKNRFCSKYDLDLEMKSNIHFNALRSAVAQQTIHEVVESFTSYRKRLALYKKGELKDKPKPPKYKKKGGMNIVSYPARWLKLKDDRLVFSLGKQVKAWFGIDSFCLPMPSNLDFKLVKEVRILPRNGCFYAEFVSLAPQYVTQLDKSKFVSVDTGLNNWLTCVSNVGKSFIIDGRKVKSQNQWYNKQVAKLKKNKPQGFWDEQLADITEKRNRQMRDNINKAARFIINWCLNKNVGTVILGWNQRNKNGINIGKKNNQEFVHLPTAKLKNRIAQLCQQYGIEFVETEESYTSKSSFLSNDELPVFGAKSERVAFSGKRGQKVKGKLNNLGRGGYICPFGWVNSDLNGAANIARKVATQLGLNLAEVVRGVLTRPHRYSLDDLSKSYRKRSVESCLQTDS; translated from the coding sequence ATGTATTCTTGCCAGCAAGTTTTGATTTCAAAAGATAGTGAAGTTATACCAATATTAGAGTTTATCTGTTCTGAAGCTAATAAACTAAGTAACTGCGCTATTTATTATGCTAGACAGCTTTGGTTTAAAAAGAACCGCTTTTGCAGTAAGTACGATTTAGATCTTGAAATGAAGTCTAACATTCACTTCAACGCTTTGCGGTCTGCTGTAGCTCAACAAACCATTCATGAAGTAGTTGAATCTTTTACAAGCTATAGAAAGCGATTAGCTCTTTATAAAAAAGGAGAATTAAAAGATAAGCCTAAGCCTCCTAAATATAAAAAGAAAGGAGGAATGAATATAGTTAGTTATCCAGCTAGGTGGCTAAAACTCAAGGACGACCGTTTAGTTTTTTCTTTAGGAAAGCAGGTTAAAGCATGGTTTGGGATAGATAGTTTTTGTCTACCCATGCCTTCAAATCTTGATTTTAAGTTGGTCAAAGAGGTGAGAATTCTGCCTCGTAATGGTTGTTTCTATGCAGAGTTTGTGAGCTTAGCTCCCCAATATGTAACTCAATTAGATAAATCTAAATTTGTCTCTGTGGATACTGGCTTGAATAATTGGCTAACTTGCGTTAGCAATGTTGGTAAATCATTCATTATTGATGGCAGAAAAGTTAAAAGTCAGAACCAGTGGTACAATAAGCAAGTAGCTAAGTTAAAGAAAAATAAGCCGCAAGGTTTTTGGGACGAACAATTAGCTGATATTACAGAAAAGCGCAACAGACAAATGCGGGACAATATTAATAAAGCTGCTAGATTTATTATCAATTGGTGCTTGAATAAGAATGTAGGTACTGTAATTTTGGGCTGGAACCAAAGGAATAAAAATGGGATAAATATAGGTAAGAAGAATAACCAAGAATTTGTTCATCTACCTACAGCTAAATTAAAGAATAGAATAGCTCAATTATGCCAGCAATACGGTATTGAATTTGTTGAGACGGAGGAATCATACACTTCCAAATCCTCATTTCTATCTAACGATGAGCTACCTGTCTTCGGTGCAAAATCTGAAAGGGTTGCTTTCTCTGGAAAAAGAGGACAAAAGGTTAAAGGCAAATTGAATAATTTAGGTCGTGGAGGTTACATTTGCCCATTTGGTTGGGTAAATAGCGATCTTAACGGAGCCGCGAACATCGCTAGAAAGGTAGCAACACAGCTAGGTTTAAATCTAGCCGAGGTTGTTAGGGGCGTTTTGACTCGCCCACATCGATACAGTTTAGACGACTTATCTAAATCTTATCGAAAAAGGAGTGTAGAGTCGTGTCTTCAGACCGACTCGTAA
- a CDS encoding ImmA/IrrE family metallo-endopeptidase: MTPTISMSDLYHKLSQLGIEPNYIRECALPSWWNEELETKPVAVLEGAGYIAKRLGLDLKSLLAKDEPPRFKPQPHTKFKQHLSPNHRTLVAHSLVHRLAEMVAYGTEATFTNIPADVNQIRSQILTKSEEALPWNGRVSLTLSPQIDLTALLDYCWQQGIAVLHFSHFPPHTRPIEGTIQWHRNRPVIIIGAHHQDSAKLAFILAHELGHLALGHLTEGMLVEENIDLDSPDEAEYCANQFAINLGLDKSDISAKEPSCLHPNGQQIINKYLADRLDWDRFDDDSYEYLEKVLGVELCQSVGIV, encoded by the coding sequence ATGACACCCACTATTTCTATGTCTGACCTCTATCACAAGCTTTCCCAATTAGGAATTGAGCCAAACTATATTCGAGAGTGCGCCCTTCCTTCTTGGTGGAATGAAGAACTAGAAACCAAACCTGTGGCTGTCTTAGAAGGTGCAGGTTATATTGCTAAGCGTCTCGGCTTAGACTTAAAATCTTTATTAGCCAAAGACGAACCACCGAGATTCAAACCCCAACCTCACACTAAGTTTAAACAACATCTCAGTCCAAATCATCGTACTCTCGTGGCTCATTCCTTAGTTCATCGTCTAGCGGAAATGGTCGCTTATGGAACTGAGGCGACTTTTACAAACATACCTGCCGATGTTAATCAAATTAGATCCCAAATTCTCACGAAGTCAGAGGAAGCCCTTCCGTGGAACGGAAGGGTCTCTCTGACCCTATCGCCCCAAATTGATTTAACCGCCCTGCTCGATTATTGTTGGCAACAAGGAATTGCCGTCCTTCATTTCTCTCATTTTCCGCCACATACCCGCCCAATAGAAGGGACGATCCAATGGCATCGAAATCGCCCTGTTATCATCATTGGCGCTCATCACCAAGATTCAGCTAAATTAGCTTTCATCTTAGCCCACGAACTCGGACATTTAGCACTCGGACATTTAACCGAAGGAATGCTCGTTGAGGAAAATATTGACTTGGATTCCCCAGATGAAGCAGAATATTGTGCCAACCAATTTGCCATCAATTTAGGGTTAGACAAAAGCGATATTTCTGCCAAAGAGCCATCATGTCTCCATCCTAATGGACAACAAATCATCAATAAATATTTAGCTGACAGATTAGACTGGGATCGATTTGATGATGACAGTTATGAATATTTAGAAAAGGTATTAGGAGTCGAACTTTGTCAGTCGGTTGGTATTGTTTAG
- a CDS encoding element excision factor XisI family protein, with product MDNSLTYAEILTQVLRKASQTQPRLQTLKISSVCDPESGQFLMVATGWHKSVWMNTILFHARLVDSKVVIEDDNLEEGLTDTLITAGIAPEDLVTGLSQEQRPISLQL from the coding sequence ATGGATAACTCACTAACTTATGCAGAAATTTTAACCCAGGTGTTGCGGAAAGCATCACAGACACAACCTCGGTTACAGACTCTGAAAATTAGTTCAGTCTGCGACCCTGAGTCGGGACAATTCCTGATGGTGGCAACAGGTTGGCACAAAAGTGTTTGGATGAATACCATCTTGTTTCATGCTCGGCTGGTAGATAGCAAAGTAGTGATTGAAGATGATAATCTGGAAGAGGGACTTACAGATACCTTAATTACAGCCGGAATTGCCCCAGAAGATCTCGTGACGGGACTTTCCCAGGAACAGAGACCAATAAGCTTACAACTTTAA
- the cas6 gene encoding CRISPR-associated endoribonuclease Cas6, which produces MSKPRHPRLTTGWNNAELVGLVFELESPSEAYLYPQYAIGLHAWFLDRVRSQDPELSAYLHDGESEKPFTISGLAGNLIPVGKNLQLPANSTYRWYVTALSAQVTQFLAQWLKILPAEIPLRNAPLTIRSCQIAFPPTTYRQLFESEQRSTLQLSFISPTSFRRQGHHFPLPVPTNVFHSYLRRWNDFSAIPFDAEAFLAWIDKSVIIHRHRLESAKVQAGKKGSVTGFTGSIEYGLKPSETDNPDFIRLFGALGKLAPYCGTGHKTTFGLGQTRWGWLTPEPLPTRDLEDLLAQRMEQLTEIFIAQRIRQGGDRAAEIAQTWATILARREFGEALGAIALDLEMPYETVKTYAKLARRAMKN; this is translated from the coding sequence ATGTCCAAACCCCGTCATCCACGATTGACTACCGGATGGAATAACGCAGAGCTAGTAGGACTAGTATTTGAGTTAGAATCGCCTTCTGAAGCGTATTTATACCCCCAATATGCTATCGGTCTTCACGCTTGGTTTCTAGATCGAGTGCGATCGCAAGATCCCGAACTATCTGCTTATCTACACGATGGAGAATCGGAAAAGCCCTTTACAATTTCAGGATTAGCGGGAAATCTCATTCCTGTAGGCAAAAACTTGCAATTGCCAGCTAATAGTACCTATCGCTGGTACGTCACTGCTTTATCTGCCCAAGTGACCCAATTTTTAGCCCAATGGCTCAAAATCTTACCCGCAGAAATACCCTTAAGAAATGCACCTCTAACCATTCGTTCTTGTCAAATAGCCTTTCCACCGACTACCTACCGCCAATTATTTGAGTCAGAACAGCGATCTACCTTACAGTTGAGTTTTATCAGTCCAACGAGTTTTCGCCGTCAAGGACACCACTTTCCCCTACCTGTCCCGACAAACGTGTTTCACAGCTATTTGCGGCGCTGGAATGACTTTTCAGCCATCCCTTTCGATGCAGAAGCTTTCTTGGCTTGGATCGATAAATCTGTCATTATCCATCGCCATCGGCTAGAATCTGCCAAAGTCCAAGCAGGGAAAAAAGGTTCGGTGACGGGGTTTACGGGTTCGATAGAGTATGGTTTGAAGCCTTCAGAAACGGATAATCCAGATTTTATCCGCTTATTTGGAGCTTTAGGCAAACTCGCTCCCTATTGCGGTACAGGGCACAAAACTACGTTTGGTTTGGGTCAAACTCGCTGGGGGTGGCTGACTCCAGAACCTTTACCCACGCGAGATCTTGAGGATTTGCTAGCCCAAAGAATGGAGCAGTTAACAGAAATATTTATCGCCCAAAGAATCCGTCAGGGGGGCGATCGGGCTGCGGAAATAGCTCAAACATGGGCGACAATATTAGCTAGGCGAGAGTTTGGGGAAGCTCTAGGGGCGATCGCTTTGGATCTAGAAATGCCTTACGAAACCGTCAAAACTTATGCTAAATTAGCACGTCGGGCGATGAAAAACTAA
- a CDS encoding Uma2 family endonuclease, whose protein sequence is MTLTTSQPRQKLTLAQFVEQLPDREGCYELVNGEIVRKLATRKHEIIAELIADSFKDEVKRLKLNYWVSGRIAIATETKDGVAQGRNPDVSVVDRDIWEANPSAYSALFEPLQVAVEVVSTNWEDDYVDKLDEYQRFGIREYWIVDYLAIASRSYLGNPKEAAIFVYLLDENGVYGSQIYRGSDRIISATFPELNLTVEQILKA, encoded by the coding sequence ATGACTTTAACTACCAGTCAACCCAGACAAAAACTCACCTTGGCGCAATTTGTCGAACAACTTCCAGATCGAGAAGGTTGTTATGAATTAGTCAATGGAGAGATTGTGCGAAAACTAGCTACTAGAAAACATGAAATAATAGCAGAGTTAATTGCAGATAGCTTTAAAGACGAAGTGAAACGTTTGAAGCTTAATTATTGGGTATCGGGACGAATCGCGATCGCAACTGAAACAAAAGATGGTGTAGCACAAGGGCGCAACCCAGATGTTAGTGTAGTCGATCGCGATATTTGGGAAGCCAACCCATCTGCTTATTCTGCCTTATTTGAACCTTTGCAAGTAGCTGTAGAAGTAGTATCTACCAATTGGGAAGACGATTATGTCGATAAATTAGATGAATATCAACGCTTCGGGATTCGCGAATATTGGATTGTAGATTATTTAGCGATCGCCAGTAGAAGCTATTTAGGAAATCCCAAAGAGGCTGCAATTTTTGTGTATCTTCTCGATGAGAATGGCGTGTATGGATCGCAAATATATCGAGGTAGCGATCGCATTATATCCGCAACTTTTCCCGAATTAAATTTGACAGTAGAACAAATTTTGAAGGCTTAG
- a CDS encoding Fic family protein, translating to MLRQIQGRYVHCTTHNTPFDAYIPHPLPPNPPLNLDFLWDLVEQANRALGRLDGLGRQLPEINLLIYMYVRKEAVLSSQIEGTQSSLSDLLLYENVEAPGVTLEDVREVSGYVRALEWGWRRIQSDGMPLSLRLIREVHAELLATGRGSQSRPGEFRTNQNWIGGSEPARAIYVPPPPEELGMCLYNLEAFLNDLPARTPTLMKAALAHVQFESIHPFLDGNGRLGRLLITLILCAEKALMSPILYLSLYFKQHRAQYYELLQQVRLEGDWEAWLEFFLRGTIATADLAISAADRTIELLTGDRQTIGTWGRIAGSALQVHLALSQKPICTIEDLSDRVNLSRPTVSKTLELLTQAGMLRELTGRQRDRIFVYDRYLSILNEGTEAL from the coding sequence GTGCTACGCCAAATCCAAGGTCGTTACGTACACTGTACTACCCACAATACTCCCTTTGATGCCTACATTCCTCATCCCCTACCTCCAAATCCCCCACTAAACCTCGATTTTCTCTGGGATCTAGTGGAACAGGCAAATCGGGCGTTGGGCAGGTTGGATGGATTGGGGCGACAGTTACCGGAAATCAACTTACTGATTTATATGTACGTCCGCAAAGAAGCGGTACTCTCTTCGCAAATTGAAGGCACCCAATCATCTCTTTCGGATCTGCTCTTGTACGAAAATGTTGAAGCTCCAGGAGTTACCCTAGAAGATGTGCGAGAAGTATCTGGCTATGTTCGTGCCCTGGAGTGGGGATGGCGACGAATACAGTCTGATGGAATGCCACTATCTTTACGGCTGATTCGAGAGGTTCATGCCGAATTACTGGCTACAGGTAGAGGCAGCCAAAGTCGCCCTGGAGAATTTCGCACCAATCAAAACTGGATTGGGGGTAGCGAACCAGCTAGAGCTATCTATGTCCCACCACCACCAGAAGAATTGGGGATGTGCTTGTACAATCTCGAAGCCTTTCTCAACGATCTACCCGCACGTACCCCGACTCTGATGAAAGCTGCTCTGGCTCACGTCCAATTTGAGTCAATTCACCCTTTTTTAGATGGTAACGGTCGGTTGGGCAGATTGTTAATTACTCTGATTCTGTGTGCGGAAAAAGCTTTAATGTCGCCAATTCTGTATTTGAGTTTATACTTCAAGCAGCATCGAGCGCAATACTATGAATTACTCCAGCAGGTTCGATTAGAAGGGGATTGGGAAGCTTGGTTGGAGTTTTTTTTGAGAGGTACGATTGCTACGGCAGACTTGGCTATTAGTGCTGCCGATCGCACCATCGAATTATTGACGGGAGATCGCCAGACAATTGGTACTTGGGGACGAATTGCTGGCTCGGCATTACAAGTACATCTAGCTCTGTCACAAAAACCTATCTGTACTATAGAAGATCTGAGCGATCGGGTGAATTTATCCCGTCCCACTGTTTCCAAAACCCTAGAATTATTGACTCAAGCGGGAATGTTGCGGGAGTTGACTGGAAGACAACGCGATCGCATTTTTGTCTACGATCGCTATCTCTCCATTCTCAATGAAGGCACAGAGGCGCTTTGA
- a CDS encoding element excision factor XisH family protein, with the protein MSRRDDLHFSLRRTLEKDDWLITDDPLVLVLEKTLLKADLGAEKFFTADNG; encoded by the coding sequence ATGTCTAGACGAGATGATTTGCATTTCTCCCTGCGACGCACCTTAGAAAAAGACGATTGGCTCATCACCGACGATCCGTTAGTTTTGGTGTTAGAGAAAACATTACTCAAAGCCGATTTGGGAGCCGAAAAGTTTTTCACTGCCGATAATGGATAA
- a CDS encoding MBL fold metallo-hydrolase, giving the protein MKSLHCPHLFAWSTFDTERNIDFNSIAWIRPAGNILIDPLPLSEHDWKHLQALGGAAWIILTNSDHIRASQEIASQTSAQIAAPSLEQSTFPIPCNRWLQDGDEVVEGLQVIELHGSKTPGELALLLEETTLITGDLVRAHQPHRLMLLPDAKLKDKSAALASLKRLAELEKVETVLVGDGWSIFSQGHQYLHNLANLSVN; this is encoded by the coding sequence GTGAAATCTCTCCATTGCCCTCACCTATTTGCCTGGTCAACCTTTGACACCGAACGCAACATCGATTTCAATAGTATTGCCTGGATTCGACCTGCGGGAAACATTCTGATTGACCCCCTTCCCTTATCAGAACATGATTGGAAACACCTGCAAGCGCTAGGTGGAGCGGCATGGATTATCCTTACTAACTCAGACCATATTCGAGCATCTCAGGAAATAGCTTCCCAAACATCAGCCCAAATAGCTGCCCCTAGTTTAGAGCAATCTACTTTCCCAATTCCCTGCAATCGCTGGCTGCAAGATGGAGATGAAGTGGTGGAGGGATTACAGGTAATAGAATTGCATGGCTCGAAAACACCTGGAGAGTTGGCACTTTTGTTAGAGGAAACGACTTTGATTACCGGAGATTTAGTCCGCGCTCATCAACCACATCGGTTGATGCTGCTGCCAGATGCTAAGCTCAAAGATAAATCGGCGGCGTTAGCTTCACTCAAGCGATTGGCAGAATTAGAGAAGGTTGAAACCGTGTTGGTAGGGGATGGATGGTCTATTTTCTCTCAGGGGCATCAATATCTGCACAATTTAGCAAATTTATCGGTTAATTAG